A single region of the Rhinoraja longicauda isolate Sanriku21f chromosome 12, sRhiLon1.1, whole genome shotgun sequence genome encodes:
- the akap11 gene encoding A-kinase anchor protein 11 isoform X3: MKTLLQSTRPLCNVTLDQHWKRSNNLTEVTFVGFTSSMEDANSAGEQALADNDPELSDWLSSLQLANLKNTEMALLTDLKKHPRTKEKTVSQVVCVMRHPPSSLYCNSSVLSLLNKYSTGIQFSLASHSTQKHQTDAYLVEEDDTNQSVSSIEDDFVTAFEHLEEEATTAFGAASFDPSTLKHQRDVALQTFALDFTESSVPVISSPSLVFGQPVPPLLSNSAFSGLTLPAKTSVVTLSSGPGRQRTFYKSCNGRQLRSNNGCKSGPSVSPSESSDSDGSSPSPVIFLDEEGYQRSLKAKLKIPQIPTLKGDVEDSDSEVSEFFDSFDQFDELDQMFMSTSATLKEGSSPQNAPQKKKPMAKLTSDFTLKQCKTAVAAMNPQRFDHPVLPADVKKPTARKAESPYNSLSDVPDSPRPLHSSGEEHSPLFSPIHSSAFSPLATLSGSECSGRVQAASIEVVKAQNNEALSNSYSQYAGDVSDSIISSVFRYPHTVGFEHKRTAGCPQDVYWSGTESSDSKSPAAHTSAQQIYSNTFKDGIQQIAAELVEKSFGSAFKDLQKGVSSCTSALCHLAARLTSSVIHMALQEIGARRASSRKRSAINDLADYLVGDAIAGALRELEFVKKQIFNNAVTRFATDLAEELIFEGIMEVCQFSHPTTPTSTTSWSLDEEEKIVSFYARDLSESVLQEAFIELSQVDVSFSAKAAISISQNNIKDVGGKDIAQAIKTVHGPRDIQERTLLRELEGCLSNAATGNSFDTSDLTEKEYTVEKALLCVSGFASSVSVPHAAKAFSCSSIDSPLKSCFHVASLKVNSEQTTNTVPERSSSRSRKMDRMLPPNYVPQPRDFTSHVTYGRRVSSENIFQCTEVANTLVNAQKNWQTEAMIDIVVNNSSDLVNPSTVECVVKDNAAKSSQQTFIEPIPENQFATELAQAIVTNSVDEVKMKIAKPQGVFSTGLPTIFQNSGSKETFKRLGEIPEGQLQDRLMVGKMISGSQPQYEYSQSPDMLRTPPVSPAEYTPRKGLTIPQHFAQELKGHLAEEFPPCTPPPSPTVALKNFVVESADGVGGPELADTLKSLTAQLQGHISTPTSMAEVSESSKEISADLLGTQRVGLNKDGLFSEERLVSIEGSLSGSPGTPPPTPQRSFHEKSLRSFNRKLKGELAKEFMPVTPPSTPHNQSIPDLADMSQDTEEKAEFVLKLMRSLSAEVLDNEEDENFDFVEGQAEVRDWMSPNLRRNTKNSEKEELKLDIKRQALQYANQLAGSIVSMATEIAAICVEDTRKCDGRDLKCFRVSPSNLRKSATWSELHSRTAVAERIVPEEIVGSLLSYAGTVAGEVIRDAKKVLGSKKHKVRKFKRDGHQVESSESSFGEQENVGIEELNTMADQWSRDLLDSVLHSPQGGLVTKHSSCESVTDEYAEFIMRMISREAGNGELVVDHYASKLAFRTVKVGLEQAARRIKQKYKRRLLSSQQSRGDNGGKELFKFLTREETQDTGPCRRNHDQRLSRRNSRDLARFAESVAQNITFEVTQKLNTASGMQGLSKSLTDSCLYKTSQLEQMAEDLIKKTWTCSVQPIIQRSKRYHSMGSLNEYGCCLSSTNRTLEHCADETLHLHSAGDDGKTLDTSKQNDCLTYAERLRGIVLQCSSAEKESRSHTNRISWQTGGFYPQSATRAPWHTNKPLARPEYYMNGACQLNVPRIHIDLEQRGIFAEDLMSVSFEKAKSNTSLAADSGIGQDGASFTESLAAEIMTSAMINASQSITSSGFKDGLRSTDSTTTSQQLSLSAGDDSTGSWSNLSFEDEHPDETSSFLHLSDSNGNSSSWSSLGLEGDIYEENISFPPSESDNSEDKEEEVQDVSEDLISAKEGLLILNVDLETSSHDPQLRMVLQWIAASQFHAPLLYFKEPFEDELLNFFAVVKRVELRDWKICDLLQAVLKYCNMREQDPAGTHGNHTPLFDWLLETT; this comes from the exons ATGAAGACTTTACTGCAGAGCACAAGGCCACTGTGTAATGTAACACTTGACCAACACTGGAAAAGATCCAACAATTTAACTGAG GTCACTTTTGTGGGATTTACCAGTTCAATGGAAGATGCCAATTCTGCTGGAGAGCAG GCTCTGGCTGATAATGACCCGGAGCtttctgactggctgagttcacTACAGCTCGCCAACTTAAAGAATACTGAAATGGCTCTTTTGACTGATTTGAAGAAACACCCCAGGACAAAAGAGAAAACTGTTAGCCAG GTGGTCTGTGTGATGAGACATCCTCCATCATCCCTGTACTGCAATAGTTCTGTACTTTCTCTGCTTAATAAATACTCAACAGGGATTCAGTTTTCTCTAGCATCCCACTCAACACAAAAACATCAAACGGATGCATATCTCGTGGAGGAGGATGACACTAATCAGTCAGTGTCGTCCATTGAAGATGACTTTGTGACTGCTTTTGAACACTTGGAGGAAGAAGCAACAACTGCATTTGGAGCAGCAA GCTTTGATCCCAGTACACTAAAGCATCAGCGAGATGTTGCTCTACAGACCTTTGCACTGGACTTTACAGAATCATCAGTTCCTGTTATCTCATCCCCGAGCCTAGTCTTTGGCCAGCCTGTTCCTCCGTTACTTAGTAATTCAGCATTTTCAGGGCTGACACTGCCTGCTAAAACTTCTGTCGTGACGTTAAGCTCAGGTCCTGGGAGGCAAAGGACATTTTACAAATCTTGCAATGGTCGTCAACTAAGATCCAACAATGGTTGTAAATCTGGGCCCTCAGTTTCCCCATCAGAATCTTCAGATTCTGATGGTTCAAGTCCAAGTCCAGTCATCTTTCTGGATGAAGAAGGATACCAGCGTAGTCTGAAGGCCAAGCTAAAAATACCCCAAATCCCAACACTCAAGGGTGACGTTGAAGATTCTGACTCTGAAGTAAGTGAATTCTTTGACAGCTTTGACCAGTTTGACGAACTAGACCAAATGTTCATGAGCACATCTGCCACCTTGAAGGAAGGGTCCAGCCCTCAAAATGCACCTCAGAAAAAGAAGCCCATGGCAAAGCTGACTTCGGACTTCACACTGAAACAATGTAAAACTGCGGTTGCTGCTATGAATCCGCAGAGGTTTGACCACCCAGTACTTCCTGCTGATGTTAAAAAACCCACTGCTCGTAAAGCAGAATCTCCCTACAATAGCCTGTCTGATGTCCCGGATTCACCTCGCCCACTGCATAGTTCAGGAGAAGAGCATAGCCCCCTCTTCAGCCCCATCCATTCTTCAGCATTCAGTCCCCTTGCAACTCTGAGCGGCTCTGAGTGTTCAGGAAGAGTGCAAGCCGCCAGTATTGAAGTTGTTAAAGCACAGAACAATGAAGCACTTTCTAATAGTTACTCACAATATGCGGGTGACGTTTCTGACAGCATTATTAGCTCTGTCTTCAGGTATCCACACACTGTTGGTTTTGAGCATAAGAGAACAGCTGGTTGCCCTCAGGATGTTTATTGGTCAGGCACTGAAAGTTCTGACTCAAAATCTCCAGCGGCTCACACTTCTGCTCAGCAGATTTATTCGAACACATTCAAAGATGGCATCCAGCAGATTGCTGCAGAACTAGTGGAGAAGAGTTTTGGTAGTGCCTTTAAAGACCTGCAGAAGGGTGTTTCTTCGTGCACCAGTGCCCTGTGCCACCTGGCTGCAAGACTGACCTCCTCTGTCATTCACATGGCGCTGCAAGAGATTGGAGCAAGGCGAGCCTCCTCACGGAAGAGGAGCGCTATTAATGACTTAGCCGACTATTTGGTGGGAGATGCAATAGCAGGAGCACTAAGAGAGCTGGAGTTTGTGAAGAAACAAATTTTTAACAATGCTGTTACTCGATTTGCAACTGACCTGGCTGAGGAACTTATTTTTGAGGGAATCATGGAAGTTTGTCAGTTTTCGCACCCAACGACACCAACATCAACAACAAGCTGGTCACTCGACGAGGAGGAAAAGATTGTGAGCTTCTACGCTAGAGATTTGTCAGAGTCTGTCCTGCAAGAAGCCTTCATTGAATTGTCTCAAGTGGATGTGAGCTTCTCAGCAAAAGCAGCAATTAGCATTTCTCAAAACAATATTAAAGATGTTGGTGGAAAAGACATAGCCCAGGCAATAAAGACTGTCCATGGCCCTAGAGATATCCAAGAGAGGACATTGCTCAGAGAACTTGAAGGTTGTTTGTCTAATGCTGCAACAGGCAATTCATTTGATACTTCAGATTTGACAGAGAAAGAGTATACAGTAGAAAAAGCCCTACTTTGTGTTTCTGGCTTTGCAAGCAGTGTGTCCGTTCCTCATGCTGCCAAGGCATTTTCCTGCAGTTCAATTGATTCCCCTCTGAAGTCATGCTTTCATGTTGCATCATTAAAGGTGAATTCAGAGCAAACGACCAACACTGTTCCTGAGAGatcaagttcaaggagcagaaaaaTGGATAGGATGCTGCCGCCAAACTATGTGCCTCAGCCCAGGGATTTCACAAGCCATGTTACTTATGGCAGGCGTGTTTCTAGTGAGAACATCTTTCAGTGCACTGAGGTGGCTAACACTCTTGTCAATGCGCAGAAAAATTGGCAAACAGAAGCAATGATTGATATTGTGGTAAATAATTCTTCAGACTTGGTGAATCCATCTACAGTTGAATGTGTGGTAAAGGATAATGCTGCTAAATCGAGTCAACAAACATTCATTGAGCCTATTCCTGAGAACCAATTTGCAACAGAGTTGGCACAAGCAATTGTAACAAATTCAGTGGATGAAGTAAAAATGAAAATTGCGAAACCTCAAGGGGTATTCTCTACAGGTTTGCCAACAATTTTTCAAAATAGTGGCAGCAAGGAAACATTCAAGAGACTTGGGGAGATTCCAGAGGGCCAGTTGCAGGATCGGCTAATGGTTGGGAAAATGATTTCAGGCAGTCAGCCTCAGTATGAGTATTCTcagtctccagatatgctgcgaaCGCCTCCTGTTTCGCCAGCTGAATATACTCCCAGAAAAGGTTTGACCATCCCACAACATTTTGCACAAGAGCTCAAGGGGCACTTAGCAGAAGAGTTTCCTCCATGTACCCCACCGCCAAGTCCTACTGTGGCACTCAAGAATTTTGTGGTAGAAAGTGCGGATGGTGTGGGTGGCCCAGAGCTTGCAGATACTCTCAAATCGTTGACTGCACAACTTCAGGGTCACATCTCAACGCCAACCTCCATGGCAGAAGTCAGTGAATCGAGCAAAGAGATAAGTGCAGATCTGCTTGGAACGCAGAGAGTTGGGCTGAACAAAGATGGGCTATTTTCAGAGGAGCGTCTTGTCAGCATCGAGGGCAGCTTAAGTGGATCTCCTGGAACACCACCGCCAACACCGCAGCGATCATTCCATGAGAAGAGTCTGAGGAGTTTCAATAGGAAGCTGAAGGGGGAGTTGGCTAAAGAATTCATGCCAGTAACCCCTCCGTCCACCCCCCACAATCAATCTATTCCAGACCTGGCAGATATGTCGCAGGACACGGAGGAAAAGGCCGAGTTTGTGCTGAAGCTGATGAGGTCGCTGTCTGCAGAGGTGCTGGACAATGAGGAGGATGAAAACTTTGATtttgtggaggggcaggcagaggTGAGGGACTGGATGAGCCCAAATTTGAGGCGGAACACAAAGAATTCGGAAAAGGAAGAATTGAAGTTGGACATTAAGAGGCAGGCCCTGCAGTATGCCAACCAGCTGGCAGGCAGCATTGTTTCCATGGCAACTGAAATTGCAGCGATCTGTGTAGAAGATACCAGGAAGTGTGATGGCAGAGATCTCAAGTGTTTCAGGGTCTCCCCCAGCAACCTGAGGAAATCTGCCACTTGGAGCGAGCTACACTCCAGAACAGCGGTAGCTGAGAGGATCGTACCGGAAGAAATTGTGGGTTCTTTGTTGAGCTACGCGGGCACGGTGGCAGGAGAGGTCATACGGGATGCCAAAAAAGTCCTTGGCTCCAAGAAGCACAAGGTGAGGAAATTCAAAAGGGATGGTCACCAGGTTGAAAGCAGCGAATCCAGTTTTGGAGAGCAGGAAAATGTGGGAATAGAAGAGTTAAATACCATGGCTGATCAGTGGTCTCGGGATCTTCTGGATTCTGTGCTTCATTCACCCCAAGGTGGACTTGTGACCAAACACTCAAGCTGTGAGAGTGTGACTGATGAATATGCGGAATTCATCATGAGAATGATCAGTAGAGAAGCAGGAAACGGTGAGCTAGTAGTTGATCATTACGCCAGTAAACTTGCCTTTAGGACTGTGAAAGTGGGCCTCGAACAAGCAGCCAGGAGAATAAAGCAGAAGTATAAGAGAAGACTCCTGTCCTCGCAACAGTCAAGAGGTGACAATGGGGGCAAAGAACTTTTCAAGTTTCTGACAAGGGAGGAGACACAAGATACAGGTCCCTGCAGGAGAAACCATGATCAAAGACTGAGCAGAAGGAACTCCAGAGATCTAGCAAGGTTTGCAGAATCAGTAGCTCAAAATATCACGTTTGAAGTCACACAGAAATTGAACACAGCATCCGGTATGCAAGGCTTATCCAAGTCCTTGACGGACTCCTGTCTCTACAAAACGTCCCAGCTGGAACAGATGGCTGAGGACCTCATTAAGAAGACCTGGACCTGCTCAGTCCAACCCATCATCCAGAGAAGCAAACGCTACCACAGCATGGGAAGTTTAAATGAATATGGATGCTGTCTTTCCAGCACCAATCGAACACTCGAACACTGCGCTGATGAAACTCTTCATCTGCACTCAGCTGGGGATGATGGAAAAACTTTGGACACTAGCAAGCAAAATGATTGTTTAACGTATGCTGAAAGGTTGAGGGGGATTGTTTTACAGTGTtcatctgcagaaaaggaatcaaGAAGTCATACTAACAGGATAAGTTGGCAGACTGGTGGGTTTTACCCCCAAAGTGCTACAAGAGCCCCCTGGCACACAAACAAGCCACTTGCAAGACCAGAATACTATATGAATGGAGCTTGTCAACTCAATGTACCTAGAATCCACATTGACTTGGAGCAGCGAGGAATTTTCGCAGAAGACTTGATGTCAGTTTCCTTTGAGAAAGCCAAGAGCAATACAAGCCTGGCAGCAGACAGTGGTATTGGACAGGATGGTGCAAGTTTCACTGAGAGTCTTGCTGCGGAGATAATGACATCTGCCATGATCAATGCCAGCCAGTCAATCACAAG CAGCGGTTTCAAGGATGGATTGCGGTCAACTGATTCTACAACAACCAGCCAACAGCTTAGCCTGAGCGCTGGTGATGATAGTACTGGCAGTTGGTCAAACCTGAGCTTTGAAGACGAGCATCCAGACGAAACAAGCAGCTTCCTGCATCTCAGTGACAG TAATGGCAACAGCAGTAGCTGGAGCAGTCTGGGGTTAGAAGGAGATATATATGAGGAGAATATATCCTTTCCACCATCAGAAAG TGATAATAGTGaagataaagaggaagaagtgcaAGACGTTTCTGAAG